One segment of Haloplanus natans DSM 17983 DNA contains the following:
- a CDS encoding CRISPR-associated protein Cas4, protein MLTFGSLARAAYCPRQYYYAQQEGGNEPPPSVRARRDLAFRYPMLRRASDAELAAEPIERPPDAYRTALDRLADRADWDGLTDPTVREVLLTGRECRGIAHKILDGDPPVPTFVSPGEPPDRGVWRPQRVRAVAMAKALAWERGREIPSALVEYPAHGVVRRVRLTTRNRAAYRTTVRTVRDVDGPPSRIDDEAKCDACDYHEECGVRTRSLRSLLGL, encoded by the coding sequence GTGCTCACCTTCGGATCGCTCGCCCGGGCCGCCTACTGCCCGCGTCAGTACTACTACGCCCAGCAGGAGGGGGGCAACGAACCGCCGCCGTCGGTCCGTGCCCGCCGCGACCTGGCCTTTCGCTACCCCATGCTCCGGCGGGCGAGCGACGCCGAACTGGCGGCCGAACCCATCGAACGCCCGCCCGACGCGTACCGAACGGCCCTCGATCGGCTCGCGGACCGGGCGGACTGGGACGGGCTGACCGATCCGACGGTTCGGGAGGTACTGCTTACGGGTCGGGAGTGTCGGGGCATCGCACACAAGATTCTGGACGGCGACCCGCCGGTACCGACGTTCGTCTCGCCGGGCGAACCACCGGATCGGGGTGTGTGGCGCCCACAGCGGGTGCGGGCGGTGGCGATGGCGAAGGCGCTGGCCTGGGAGCGCGGGCGCGAGATTCCGTCGGCGCTGGTGGAGTATCCGGCCCACGGCGTCGTCCGGCGGGTTCGGCTGACGACGCGGAACCGGGCGGCGTACCGCACGACGGTGCGGACGGTTCGGGACGTCGACGGCCCGCCGTCACGCATCGACGACGAGGCGAAGTGTGACGCCTGTGACTACCACGAGGAGTGTGGGGTTCGGACGCGGTCGCTTCGGTCGTTACTGGGTCTCTAA
- a CDS encoding DUF7331 family protein: MNTDSSDPNNGSVDDRRRYDELTIGTGECIIYDRENHRAWIQSTVARSITDLD; this comes from the coding sequence ATGAACACGGATTCCAGCGATCCGAACAACGGATCGGTCGACGACCGGCGCCGATACGACGAGTTGACCATCGGCACGGGTGAATGCATCATCTACGACCGCGAGAACCACCGGGCGTGGATTCAGTCGACGGTCGCCAGATCGATCACCGACCTGGACTGA
- a CDS encoding S1C family serine protease: MSRRRQFLTAIGSALTTVLAGCSALTSSDGVTSEGESPPTATGTPTSTPTSTPTPTPTPRSTPDGATESEYTQVYRETIDSVVLVRTPRGSLGSGFVYGDGTIVTNAHVAGNAERVEIVFSDGETRIGTVLGTDSLSDLAAIGVGPRPADAAPLVLADDEPAIGTHVAVIGSPLGLRNSLTSGIVSATNRLIPNPRANFLLPNAIQTDAPVNPGNSGGPLVGLDGTVLGVVNSGGGENIAFAISPSLVRRVVPDLVADGAYTHPFFGAAVSDVSGAIARVRDMRRTRGVLVTGVAENSPAARVLAVNDDRTTVGGFEVPAGGDIVLALDGNEVKSRQDFLSHLLLNTSPGETVRLDVLRGGETRTVEVVLGARDGG, encoded by the coding sequence ATGTCACGGCGGCGCCAGTTTCTCACAGCGATCGGATCGGCACTCACGACTGTACTGGCCGGCTGTTCCGCCCTCACGTCGTCCGACGGGGTGACCTCCGAGGGCGAGTCCCCACCCACGGCCACGGGCACGCCGACGTCGACGCCGACATCAACGCCGACGCCGACGCCCACCCCCCGCTCGACCCCCGACGGGGCGACCGAGAGCGAGTACACGCAGGTGTATCGTGAGACCATCGATTCGGTCGTCCTCGTCCGCACCCCGCGCGGATCGCTCGGTTCCGGGTTCGTCTACGGCGACGGGACCATCGTCACCAACGCCCACGTCGCCGGGAATGCCGAGCGGGTCGAAATCGTCTTCAGCGATGGCGAAACCCGAATCGGGACGGTCCTCGGGACGGACTCGCTGAGCGACCTCGCCGCCATCGGGGTCGGACCCCGTCCCGCCGACGCGGCACCGCTCGTCCTCGCCGACGACGAGCCGGCCATCGGCACCCACGTCGCCGTCATCGGCAGTCCGCTCGGCCTCCGTAACTCCCTCACTTCGGGCATCGTCAGCGCGACGAACCGTCTGATCCCGAACCCGCGGGCTAACTTCCTCCTCCCCAACGCCATCCAGACGGACGCTCCGGTCAATCCCGGCAACAGCGGTGGCCCGCTCGTCGGCCTCGATGGAACCGTCCTCGGCGTCGTCAACTCCGGCGGCGGCGAGAACATCGCCTTCGCCATCTCGCCCTCGCTGGTCCGCCGGGTCGTTCCCGACCTCGTTGCCGACGGCGCCTACACACACCCGTTCTTCGGTGCCGCCGTCAGCGACGTGAGCGGCGCCATCGCCCGTGTCCGAGATATGCGTCGCACGCGAGGCGTCCTCGTCACCGGCGTCGCGGAAAACAGTCCCGCAGCACGGGTGCTTGCGGTCAACGACGACCGCACCACCGTCGGGGGGTTCGAGGTTCCCGCCGGCGGCGATATCGTTCTCGCTCTCGACGGGAACGAGGTGAAATCGCGACAGGACTTCCTCTCACACCTGCTGTTGAATACGTCGCCGGGCGAGACGGTGCGACTCGACGTGTTGCGTGGTGGCGAGACGCGAACGGTCGAGGTGGTACTGGGGGCCAGAGACGGAGGCTAG
- a CDS encoding sulfatase, whose amino-acid sequence MTNSPVSNAVLVTVDSLRTDAIEPYGSEYHTPTLSALAERGTVFENAFAHGNWTPMSFPSILASRPVFADTGRIGVDGEGVTTLAERLQSADVATGGFNAANGFLTQHWGYDDGFDEFDAFVGGSTDGRAGEFVAAHPTWGAWLQLLTSPFRRVGNYLRGGADDQPFTDASRMLDTERAATAFVSETDEPFFLWIHYMDTHTPYVPAPRYLRDTDRRVGKVRMLIAHVRTGLGWSVGDRTLADLRTLYQGAVRQVDASLERLLDSLDAAGVADDTAVLVAGDHGEEFMDHGHLAHYPKLYDELVHVPLIVDVPGMEGRRVPEHVGLDAIAPTVCDLLGVSPADEWVGESLLPTLRDGVAPLDDPVVTVTVRGEDVTQQPIPRSLDEGDLLVSARDADWVYILNAETGTEELYDRRADPDQRSDRADDDRPAIAAAREHLRTVAGDHASMLGSVDREAGAGGVDGDIETRLEALGYR is encoded by the coding sequence ATGACAAACTCTCCCGTCTCCAACGCCGTTCTCGTCACCGTCGACTCCCTGCGTACCGACGCCATCGAGCCGTACGGCAGCGAGTACCACACGCCCACGCTCTCGGCGCTCGCGGAGCGGGGCACCGTCTTCGAGAACGCCTTCGCCCACGGCAACTGGACGCCGATGTCCTTCCCCTCGATTCTCGCCTCGCGCCCGGTCTTCGCCGACACGGGGCGTATCGGCGTCGACGGCGAGGGTGTGACCACCCTCGCCGAACGGCTCCAGTCGGCGGACGTCGCCACCGGCGGGTTCAACGCCGCCAACGGCTTCCTCACCCAACACTGGGGATACGACGACGGCTTCGACGAGTTCGACGCGTTCGTGGGCGGGAGCACCGACGGCCGCGCCGGCGAGTTCGTCGCCGCCCACCCGACGTGGGGGGCGTGGCTCCAACTGCTCACCTCGCCGTTCCGACGGGTCGGCAACTACCTCCGCGGGGGCGCGGACGACCAGCCGTTCACCGACGCATCGCGGATGCTCGATACGGAGCGGGCGGCCACCGCGTTCGTCTCGGAGACGGACGAGCCGTTCTTCCTCTGGATCCACTACATGGACACCCACACGCCCTACGTCCCCGCGCCGCGATACCTCCGGGACACCGACCGCCGCGTCGGGAAGGTCCGGATGCTGATCGCCCACGTCCGGACGGGACTCGGGTGGTCGGTCGGCGACCGTACCCTCGCGGACCTCCGGACCCTGTATCAGGGCGCGGTACGACAGGTCGACGCGAGCCTGGAACGGCTGCTCGACTCCCTCGACGCGGCGGGCGTCGCCGACGACACCGCCGTCCTCGTCGCCGGCGACCACGGCGAGGAGTTCATGGATCACGGCCACCTCGCCCACTACCCCAAACTCTACGACGAACTCGTCCACGTCCCCCTGATCGTCGACGTGCCGGGGATGGAGGGGCGGCGAGTGCCGGAACACGTCGGCCTGGACGCCATCGCGCCGACGGTCTGTGACCTCCTCGGTGTCAGCCCGGCCGACGAGTGGGTCGGCGAGAGCCTCCTCCCGACGCTCCGGGACGGCGTCGCGCCACTCGACGATCCGGTGGTGACCGTCACCGTCCGCGGCGAGGACGTGACTCAGCAGCCAATCCCCAGGTCGCTCGACGAGGGCGACCTGCTGGTGAGCGCCCGCGACGCCGACTGGGTGTACATCCTGAACGCGGAGACGGGGACCGAAGAGCTGTACGACCGGCGAGCGGACCCCGACCAACGGTCGGACCGCGCGGACGACGACCGACCGGCTATCGCGGCCGCGCGCGAGCACCTGCGGACGGTCGCCGGGGACCACGCGTCGATGCTAGGGTCGGTCGACCGCGAAGCGGGCGCGGGGGGAGTCGACGGGGATATCGAAACCAGACTGGAAGCCCTCGGGTATCGATAG
- a CDS encoding GtrA family protein yields MLRRFLRAILFGPEAPQLRRFFLVGAMAAGFQTALLGTLVEWGRIQYLLAAVISIEITILLQYGINNYWTFHAERHQGWCEYGHGLLRTNVVRGTAIPIQVGVLYALVSAAAIPYLVANGVGIVISGIYRYVLDSRWTWQG; encoded by the coding sequence ATGCTCCGGCGATTTCTGCGGGCGATACTGTTCGGTCCCGAAGCACCACAGCTTCGACGGTTCTTCCTCGTCGGGGCGATGGCAGCGGGCTTTCAGACGGCGCTGCTCGGCACGCTCGTCGAGTGGGGTCGGATTCAGTATCTGCTTGCCGCCGTCATCTCGATCGAAATCACGATTCTGCTCCAGTACGGAATCAACAACTACTGGACGTTCCACGCCGAGCGCCACCAGGGATGGTGCGAGTACGGTCACGGCCTCCTGCGGACGAACGTCGTCCGCGGGACGGCGATACCCATTCAGGTTGGCGTGCTGTACGCGCTCGTCTCGGCCGCGGCCATCCCCTACCTCGTCGCCAACGGCGTCGGGATCGTCATCAGCGGTATCTACCGGTACGTGCTCGACTCGCGGTGGACGTGGCAGGGGTGA